GCAGGCCGAGGTCTTCGCCAAGGGTGACGTCGCCCAGATGATCGCGGTGCCGAGCGCCGCCACCGTCATCGAGAAGCGCAATCCCCGGCTCAAGGGAAAGCTGGGCTTCTTTCCCGTGCCGGGCAAGACGGCCGGCCGGCCGGGCGCCGTCTTCACCGGCGGCTCCGATCTGATCATCCCGGAGAACGCCCGCGAGCGGTCGGCCGCGCTCGACGTCGTCAAGGCGCTGGCGGGCGCGAAGTGGCAGACGGACCTCGCCAGGACGATGCACTACGTGCCCAACAAAACCACCCTCGCGGCTGTCCTCACAGGTGAGGAGAGCACCGCGGCGATGGCCGCGGGAGCCGCACACGGCAGGGCCACACCCAATTCCCCGCAGTGGGCGAGCGTCGAGGCCGACAACCCGATCAAGCCGTACATGACGGCGGTACTCCAGGGCAAGGAGCCCGGACGGGCGGCGCGAGCCGCGTCCGAGCGCATCACCGCCGCACTCGCGCCCCACTGAGCCGGTAGCCGTCCCTACCGTCTGTGCACGCTCGGTGGCACCGCATTCCCCGGCATTCAGCCGTCGCACATCCCCTCTCCGCCGAGCGGTCATGTCGAATCCAGCCGGCCACGGAAGAAGTAAGGAGCCGGGCCGCCGCACCCGCGGTCCGTCCCTCACCGTCCGGCACAGGAGACCGCCATGACCGCATCGCCAGCCGTCGTCCCCGCCCCTCTCCACACACAGCTCTCCGCGCCCCTGCCTTCACCCCTCCCCGCTCCCGGCCAGGAAACCGACCAGCCCCGTTATGTCGTCTCCCTCGCCCGCGACCAGGAGGACGTACGGGCCGCACAGCGGCTGCGTCACCAGGTCTTCGCCGGGGAGATGGGAGCCAGGCTCGACGGCCCCGAGCCGGGCCTGGACATAGACGCCCTGGACGCGTACTGCGACCACCTCCTGGTCCGTGAGGCGGACACCGGTGAGGTCGTCGGCACCTACCGGCTGCTCCCGCCCGACCGCGCCCGGGTCGCCGGACGCCTCTATTCCGAGGGCGAGTTCGATCTCGCCAGGCTCTCCCCGATCCGCGACGACCTCGTCGAGGTCGGCCGCTCCTGCGTCCACCCCCTGCACCGCAACGGCGCCGTCATCGCGCTCATCTGGGCCGGACTCGCCCGCTACATGGTCCGCACCGGACACAACTGGCTGGCCGGCTGCTGCTCGATCCCGCTCGCCGACGGCGGCACCCTCGCGGCCGCCACCTGGGACACCGTGAAGGCCAAGAACCTCGCCCCCGAGGAGTACTGGGTCACGCCCCACAAGCTCTGGAACCCCGACTCCGTCGAGCGGCCCGCCGGGCGCACCGAGCTGCCCGCCCTGCTCCGCGGCTATCTGCGACTGGGCGCCTGGGTCTGCGGAGCGCCCGCCCACGACCCCGACTTCGGTGTCGCGGACCTTTACGTCCTGCTCTCGCTGCGCCGCACCAACCCCCGATACCTGCGGCACTTCCTCTCCCTCGCCCCGGTGCGATGAGCGTCTGGCTGCCCAGCGCGCCCTGCACCCCGCGGGGCTGCGCGACACACCACGGCCCGGCGGCCGGGGCGCTCAGGGCGGCTGCCCGGCTGCTGGCCGGGACGCTGGCCGTCGTCGCGGGTCTGCTGCTCGCGCCGTTGGCCGCGCTGCTCGGCGCACTGTTCGGCGCCCGGGTCCGGGACGTCATGACCCGGAGCTGGGCGCGTGCGGTGCTGCGCGCCTTCGGCGTGCGCGTCCGGATCGTCGGCAGGCCGC
This portion of the Streptomyces sp. NBC_01750 genome encodes:
- a CDS encoding GNAT family N-acetyltransferase, with the protein product MTASPAVVPAPLHTQLSAPLPSPLPAPGQETDQPRYVVSLARDQEDVRAAQRLRHQVFAGEMGARLDGPEPGLDIDALDAYCDHLLVREADTGEVVGTYRLLPPDRARVAGRLYSEGEFDLARLSPIRDDLVEVGRSCVHPLHRNGAVIALIWAGLARYMVRTGHNWLAGCCSIPLADGGTLAAATWDTVKAKNLAPEEYWVTPHKLWNPDSVERPAGRTELPALLRGYLRLGAWVCGAPAHDPDFGVADLYVLLSLRRTNPRYLRHFLSLAPVR